Proteins encoded by one window of Lycium barbarum isolate Lr01 chromosome 11, ASM1917538v2, whole genome shotgun sequence:
- the LOC132618490 gene encoding F-box protein At4g22280-like: MITSSGWHTISSFKRKNALEVHNTDVGEDEISNLPDSILLHILSCLPTRDVVGTCILSTRWKNLWTCIENIDFDDSFLYSSGVFGYPMKVTCFMHFVHRVLQLREQSDIKKFRLSCRVCFSASHVCSWLAAVIRHNVQDLDLCLFVEEPFMLPQCVFSSKTLTSLKLEMNCVLELPSTTYFPLLKTLHLCLVTFRDDSSTQRLFSGCPMLRELAILDCEWMNLKQVAISISSLNSLIIDDLPFFGSTDDLNGCKIKIDAASLSFLKYSGYLSNEICLYNISPSVNASIHIPILYEKRNQIAFRAVKLFRGLRKISAARISSRAIESLFIAEIGKDRLPIFYNLTHLELSMELENHTIGPLKELLQCLPKLESLHFSEGLEPCMHLCEDDWNLRSVPPCFLSSLKTVKYSNFHGNDTEISFLRNLLEIAIVLEELNIVCSKRPFGDPKKQKEVKDQLQSRHGGSVSCAIKFM; the protein is encoded by the exons ATGATCACTA GTAGTGGGTGGCACACAATTAGCAGCTTCAAACGGAAGAATGCTTTGGAAGTGCATAACACTGATGTTGGAGAAGATGAGATCAGCAATTTACCTGATTCCATTCTTCTTCACATTCTTTCATGTCTTCCTACCAGAGATGTTGTGGGGACATGTATACTATCAACAAGGTGGAAGAATCTTTGGACTTGTATTGAAAACATTGACTTTGATGATTCATTTCTTTACTCAAGTGGGGTTTTTGGTTATCCGATGAAGGTCACTTGTTTCATGCACTTTGTCCACAGAGTTCTTCAACTCCGAGAACAATCAGACATAAAAAAGTTTCGCCTTTCCTGCCGTGTCTGCTTCAGTGCCTCTCATGTTTGTTCATGGCTTGCAGCTGTTATTAGGCATAATGTTCAAGATCTTGATCTTTGTCTTTTTGTGGAAGAACCTTTTATGTTGCCTCAATGTGTTTTCAGTAGCAAGACACTTACTTCTCTAAAACTTGAAATGAATTGTGTTCTGGAACTACCTTCTACTACTTATTTTCCTTTACTTAAAACCTTGCACCTATGTCTTGTCACATTTCGGGATGATAGCTCAACCCAGAGGCTGTTTTCTGGCTGCCCTATGCTTCGAGAGTTGGCTATATTAGATTGTGAATGGATGAACTTGAAGCAAGTTGCGATTTCGATCTCTTCATTAAACAGTTTGATAATCGATGATTTACCTTTCTTTGGCTCCACCGATGATCTAAATGGCTGCAAAATCAAGATTGATGCGGCAAGTCTTAGTTTCCTTAAGTACAGTGGTTATCTCTCAAATGAGATATGTTTGTATAATATATCCCCCTCAGTCAATGCATCAATTCACATACCCATTCTGTATGAGAAGCGAAATCAAATTGCTTTTCGTGCTGTTAAGCTCTTTAGAGGGCTGCGCAAGATTAGCGCTGCAAGAATATCTAGCAGAGCTATTGAG TCTCTCTTCATCGCAGAAATAGGGAAAGACCGACTTCCAATATTTTATAACTTGACGCATTTGGAGTTGAGTATGGAACTTGAAAATCATACCATTGGACCATTGAAGGAACTGCTTCAATGTCTGCCAAAGTTGGAATCGCTTCATTTTTCTGAG GGACTTGAACCCTGCATGCACCTTTGTGAAGATGACTGGAACCTGAGATCTGTACCACCCTGTTTCTTGTCTAGTCTCAAGACAGTGAAATACAGCAATTTTCATGGTAATGATACAGAAATATCTTTTTTAAGAAATTTGCTGGAAATTGCAATAGTTTTGGAGGAGCTGAACATAGTTTGTTCAAAGAGACCTTTTGGAGATCCAAAGAAGCAAAAGGAAGTTAAAGATCAACTGCAGAGTCGGCATGGAGGATCAGTGTCTTGTGCTATCAAGTTTATGTAA